The following coding sequences lie in one Kribbella sp. NBC_00709 genomic window:
- a CDS encoding LCP family protein, with amino-acid sequence MSALVPGSGLLMGGRKKLGAFVLTISVGLLLIAAYVGLTQRDSVLALAVSPRQLLVATGAVVLLGGLWIWVVVASHKLLRPVSMTYTSRLVGSMFVGLLCFGIVVPTTVAAQTVMAQRDLVGSVFQSEGNSKSATRPKVTNASDPWAKTPRLNLLLLGADDGVGRTGVRTDTVIVASIDTKTGNTALISLSRNWMRMPFPEDSPLHKVYPDGFWDPSKGNVEQPEYYLDAMYDNIPRQHPGILGQTDNEGADVVKLAASAALGLDIDYYMQVNLAGFRQIIDAVGGITVNVNYRVPIGGDYGEGPGSNTEKKPSGYIEPGPNQKLDGYHALWFARGRYGLSDPSRQERQRCTIHALVNSVNPTTLVTKYQEIASAGKQLLRTDIPQEILGAFTQLGLKVKNAKVTNIDLDKNKNFPTGKNPDYTAMQEIIQKSLSAQTNPVASTPKPTKKPTTGTTTKKPTPTKTTPTTPGTAENLNDACAYNPSQTGN; translated from the coding sequence TTGAGCGCCCTCGTTCCGGGCTCCGGCCTGTTGATGGGCGGCCGGAAGAAGCTCGGCGCGTTCGTGCTGACGATCAGCGTCGGCCTGCTGCTGATCGCGGCGTACGTCGGTCTGACGCAGCGCGACTCGGTGCTGGCGCTGGCGGTGTCGCCGCGGCAGTTGCTGGTCGCGACCGGCGCCGTCGTATTGCTGGGCGGGCTGTGGATCTGGGTCGTGGTCGCGTCCCACAAGCTGCTCCGCCCGGTCAGCATGACCTACACGAGCCGGCTGGTGGGGTCGATGTTCGTCGGGTTGCTGTGTTTCGGGATCGTCGTACCGACGACCGTCGCTGCGCAGACCGTGATGGCGCAGCGGGACCTGGTCGGCAGCGTGTTCCAGTCCGAGGGCAACTCCAAGAGCGCGACCCGGCCGAAGGTGACCAACGCGAGCGACCCGTGGGCGAAGACCCCGCGGCTGAATCTGCTGCTGCTCGGCGCCGATGACGGCGTGGGCCGGACGGGTGTCCGTACCGACACGGTGATCGTGGCGAGTATCGACACCAAGACCGGCAACACCGCGCTGATCTCGCTCAGCCGGAACTGGATGCGGATGCCGTTCCCGGAGGACTCGCCGCTGCACAAGGTGTACCCGGACGGCTTCTGGGATCCGAGCAAGGGCAACGTGGAGCAGCCGGAGTACTACCTGGACGCGATGTACGACAACATCCCCAGGCAGCATCCGGGGATCCTCGGCCAGACCGACAACGAGGGCGCGGACGTGGTCAAGCTGGCCGCCAGCGCGGCGCTCGGCCTGGACATCGACTACTACATGCAGGTGAACCTGGCCGGCTTCCGGCAGATCATCGACGCGGTCGGCGGGATCACGGTGAACGTGAACTACCGGGTGCCGATCGGCGGTGACTACGGCGAAGGTCCGGGGTCGAACACCGAGAAGAAGCCGAGCGGGTACATCGAGCCGGGTCCGAACCAGAAGCTCGACGGGTACCACGCGCTGTGGTTCGCGCGCGGTCGGTACGGCCTGAGCGACCCGTCGCGGCAGGAGCGGCAGCGCTGCACGATCCACGCCCTGGTGAACAGCGTGAACCCGACGACGCTGGTGACGAAGTACCAGGAGATCGCCTCGGCCGGCAAGCAGCTGCTGCGCACCGACATCCCGCAGGAGATCCTGGGGGCGTTCACCCAGCTCGGGCTGAAGGTGAAGAACGCCAAGGTCACCAACATCGACCTGGACAAGAACAAGAACTTCCCGACCGGTAAGAACCCGGACTACACGGCGATGCAGGAGATCATCCAGAAGTCGCTCAGCGCGCAGACCAACCCGGTCGCGTCGACGCCGAAGCCGACCAAGAAGCCGACCACCGGGACGACGACGAAGAAGCCGACGCCGACGAAGACCACCCCCACCACCCCGGGGACGGCGGAGAACCTGAACGACGCGTGCGCCTACAACCCGAGCCAGACCGGTAACTGA
- a CDS encoding LLM class flavin-dependent oxidoreductase, with protein MKIGVMLPLGAGDGPGGGMPGWKDVRAVAEAADQSGLDSVWIADHFLYRDPQGQIFGMHESWTLLTAVAAVTSRVELGNMVLCASFRDPGLTAKMAATLDEVSAGRLILGVGAGWHDPEYEAFGLPTDHRVGRFEEWLEIVARLIRGETVTYNGTYYKVQDANLDPAPPHRIPILIAGHRPRMMRLTAEWADLWNTAWYGPADAKVEERLDILRKAIETAGKPTDAVTPTVGVVVRDPNQPPVADPDPRAIEIQDLPEALAAYEKLGVAHLIISPEPMTPRTVEQIAQAKPH; from the coding sequence ATGAAGATCGGTGTGATGTTGCCGCTGGGAGCGGGCGATGGGCCTGGCGGCGGGATGCCGGGCTGGAAGGACGTGCGAGCGGTTGCCGAGGCAGCTGACCAGAGTGGGCTGGACTCGGTCTGGATCGCGGACCACTTCCTCTATCGCGACCCGCAGGGACAGATCTTCGGCATGCACGAGTCGTGGACCCTCCTGACCGCGGTCGCGGCAGTCACGTCCCGCGTGGAGCTGGGCAACATGGTCCTCTGCGCCTCGTTCCGGGACCCGGGCCTGACCGCCAAGATGGCCGCCACCCTCGACGAGGTCTCCGCCGGCCGCCTCATCCTCGGCGTCGGCGCCGGCTGGCACGACCCCGAATACGAAGCCTTCGGCCTCCCCACAGACCACCGAGTAGGCCGCTTCGAAGAATGGCTGGAAATCGTTGCACGCCTGATCCGCGGCGAAACGGTCACCTACAACGGCACCTACTACAAGGTCCAGGACGCCAACCTGGACCCAGCCCCGCCCCACCGCATCCCCATCCTGATCGCCGGCCACCGCCCCCGCATGATGCGCCTGACCGCCGAGTGGGCAGACCTATGGAACACAGCCTGGTACGGCCCCGCCGACGCCAAGGTCGAAGAGCGCCTCGACATCCTCCGCAAGGCAATCGAGACCGCCGGCAAACCCACCGACGCGGTAACCCCAACAGTCGGCGTAGTAGTCCGAGACCCGAACCAGCCACCAGTCGCCGACCCGGACCCCCGCGCCATCGAGATCCAAGATCTCCCCGAGGCCCTGGCGGCCTACGAGAAGCTAGGCGTAGCCCATCTGATCATCTCCCCAGAACCAATGACCCCACGCACGGTAGAACAAATCGCACAAGCAAAGCCCCACTAA